A window of the Oryza brachyantha chromosome 5, ObraRS2, whole genome shotgun sequence genome harbors these coding sequences:
- the LOC121054503 gene encoding monothiol glutaredoxin-S9-like, translating to MYQAIPYSASRAWPAAMATAAEAAAAAGGRGGTGEEEVRRAVAECPVVVVGRGGCCLSHVVKRLLQGLGVNPAVHEVAGEAELAGVVADGEVSLPAVFVGGRFLGGLDRLMAVHISGELVPILKDAGALWL from the coding sequence atgtACCAGGCGATCCCGTACAGCGCGAGCCGGGCGTGGCCGGCGGCAatggccacggcggcggaggcggcggcggcggccggcgggaggggaggaacaggggaggaggaggtgaggagggcggtggcggagtgcccggtggtggtggtggggagggGCGGGTGCTGCCTCAGCCACGTGGTGAAGCGCCTCCTGCAGGGGCTCGGGGTCAACCCGGCCGTGCAcgaggtcgccggcgaggcggagctcgccggggtcgtggccgacggcgaggtgtCGCTGCCGGCGGTGTTCGTCGGCGGGAGGTTCCTCGGCGGGCTCGACCGGCTCATGGCCGTGCACATCTCCGGCGAGCTCGTGCCCATACTGAAAGACGCCGGTGCACTCTGGCTCTGA